A region from the Ptychodera flava strain L36383 chromosome 10, AS_Pfla_20210202, whole genome shotgun sequence genome encodes:
- the LOC139141500 gene encoding uncharacterized protein → MLSEIRTPEDLPYVQEHLQSLGPITIRLVKERSLCVVLDCETSESVEKLWVDYKRGKLKSLFTDDIGTDERLQRYGVSAVSLEVSLPRWQYRRAVVQLKYLKEGYEPKDVPSDLCQICRNMVAMAESSLTLSVPPQKEGDITSYVAVELERSISESDKRKAGLTKTLGGDGTIEFETAVQTTDTESSTLLLFKVQTPKQLSALAEERPEILGLLGINRYLNLHIYHLSRVRSREAEGDRNQYDENELKKLVKENGIEVRANASEALALYRDSAFTETVFRILESPPSSSNLHAITQLYDEHVIRQRIERKYTILNSEYETLQTVIKEDLQSKGKLQDDADKLTIQNSKVKGKNAGYSRPLMKL, encoded by the exons ATGCTAAGTGAAATAAGAACCCCAGAAGATCTACCTTACGTACAGGAACATCTACAGAGTCTTGGTCCCATCACTATCAGacttgtaaaagaaagaagTCTGTGTGTGGTACTGGACTGTGAGACATCAGAATCTGTGGAAAAGTTATGGGTTGACTACAAACGTGGAAAACTCAAGTCACTGTTCACAGACGATATTGGAACTGATGAAAGGTTACAAAGATATGGAGTATCGGCTGTGTCTTTAGAGGTGTCGTTGCCTCGATGGCAATATCGACGGGCAGTCGTGCAGTTGAAATATCTGAAGGAAG gTTACGAGCCAAAAGACGTGCCTTCCGATCTGTGTCAAATATGTAGAAATATGGTTGCTATGGCTGAAAGTAGTCTGACGTTATCCGTACCACCACAAAAGGAAG GTGACATTACTTCTTACGTAGCGGTCGAATTAGAAAGGTCTATCTCTGAATCTGACAAGAGAAAGGCCGGATTGACCAAAACACTCGGAGGCGATGGTACTATTGAATTTGAAACAGCTGTCCAGACTACAGACACAGAATCATCAACTCTACTGCTTTTCAAAGTACAAACTCCAAAACAGCTCTCAGCTTTGGCAGAAGAGCGACCAGAGATTCTTGGATTACTTGGAATCAATCGATATTTGAATCTACACATCTATCATCTCTCTCGTGTAAGATCAAGAGAGGCAGAGGGGGACAGAAATCAATACGATGAAAATG aACTGAAGAAACTCGTCAAAGAGAATGGAATTGAAGTTAGAGCTAATGCTTCTGAGGCGTTAGCTCTTTATAGAGATTCGGCTTTCACGGAAactgttttcagaattttggagTCACCCCCGTCAAGCAGTAATCTACATGCTATTACCCAGCTGTATGACGAACACGTTATTCGACAACGTATTGAAAGGAAGTATACTATTTTAAACAGTGAATATGAAACGCTCCAAACCGTCATCAAAGAAGATTTACAATCCAAAGGCAAGCTACAAGACGACGCCGATAAACTTACCATCCAAAACAGTAAAGTTAAGGGGAAAAACGCAGGCTACTCGAGAccattgatgaaattatga